The genomic window TCCATGGCAATGGCTACTTGAGGATCTTGCGGGTCTTCGTCGGCAGGCGGATCTTGCGGAGGTCTATCATCTTGCATAACCTGCTCTGCAGGTCTTCCGCGTTTGTCATCCCCTTCGATTTGAGACAAATAGGTGGCCGTTGTGGTTTCGTCGAGAATCGTGAAATCATAATCCTTTCCTACTATCCCAATTGATACgttctgaaatataattagcgagattttgtatatataaaaaaaaataatataagcaagATTAAAGTTGGTTATTgtagattatttataagttttgcaatatattaaaagatttatattacagaATAAGCCAGAAATTTACCTTCACTGATAGATCAACTTCGTTAGGTAAGGTGTCGCGTAACGCTCTAAGGCCATGCTTTACTAACTCGTCAAGATCGcacgataaaaattcattcagATGTTTCTCCAAGTACGTTCTCGCACTTTGAGAGCGAGATCCTATAGCCATTGCTTTACAATCGAAATAATTCGCCGATGGACATGTCTGATATATATGTGGACCTTGATCCTGTTaaggataattattattagaaaaacataatatttgatataatttggtATAATCTATAAACTGAGCAatcgttaatataattttcaataaattcttaCATCGTAACCTGCCACGAGTAAACCGACACCGAACGGACGTCTATCGTATCTCTGTGTGCatgtttgcattttatttcccAGAGACGCGATTAAACGACTCACAGGTAATGTATCGTCATGAGCGTACTTATAGTTCAAGCATTCGGTTCGCATATAACGGCTATAAGCAAcaatttgtcatttatatttgtcattgAAAGTTgagataacaaaatatacatatggcaaaaaagtattaaaaaagtagATCTTTTcctattatatactttatatattatataataaaaagacttGACAAAAATAAGTAGTAAGTAGATAATACCTCAATATTCTTGCATCAGCAGTTAAACCCGAGATACTGATCCCCATATGCTTGTCTATTGGTATAATCTTCTTCTGGTGAGCTGATAATTCCGATGTTGCTCTTTTCAATGCAATAAGAACAGCATGTGTTTTATTCTTGAGACCGACAGTTGCTGATCCCAATTTTACAGCTTCCATGGCATATTCCACTTGATGTAGACGTCCTTGCGGACTCCATACTGTTACATCACTATCATACTGATTGCggaactaaaaaatatatgtatagtgttaataaatttataggttttacttaaataatttcacaaattgattaaatattataactacaTTCTGGAATTTGTGGTAATTCTGCCAGCATATTGTCATTCTTGATGTTTACCAAACAAGGATATGCTGGCAGTAATTTCCAAACAcagcttaaaatttttgtctttctcttatcagaatgtttattttattttatatttgtataatttattgtttaatatttagcatttttttattcaatttttcaatatcgataaaatataataaaagcatacatgtaatattctcattttttttttattattaaaataagaattacagAAAGAAAGGTATatgtctttaattattattatttctacttATTTCTATTAACATAAACTCATACATAACCATACAATTATAAGACTTcaagaaagtttttattacgatataattaaataaatataaaatccattaAAAATGGACATCAATCAAATACCtaccatttttataaatcgtttTTCTTAATGATGAAGATATAGATAATAAGATagcaacatatattatttgcaaaataacacTCGCGGCTTGACTTTCGTAAATCAACAGTCATCCAGCATCATAGTACGTCCTGTCATTATTGACGCATGTTCATGAAGAACGATACGTGAAGGCTTTTTTGGACATGAAAGAGTGGCATCCATGTCGTCAATTGGTCAATTCAACACAAAACCTTCTGATTGGCTGATCTAGTCTAGTGGAAAAGTCCAAGCACCAATCGCTGTGAGTGGCTGTGGTCAATGACAACTTGATCAAATAGAACGCTCCCATATGAAAAAATTCGTAGTTCATGGCAGACGGAGGTTTTCATCATGATATCTTTTAACATCCATCTTTCCATCTTTCTTGTTTGAAAAGAAgatttgaaacaatttttttttgaggttgtaattaattatttacttgaaaGTGTGATATTGAAGAGATAGATATCCgtaagaagaaaaggaaagactcactatttatatatttattcctaCGCTAAATGATCATTAAGTGATTTCCGCTGCAGAGCaatttgttttcttaattCAAAATGGCAAAGGCTGAAATAAATAACGAGGtaagatatatttacgatttatgaatatgatataatatgaataaataaagcgCCCACGATCTGTTTACAATTGTCATTGCTACAGAGATGTATTATGCATTTCGTAACTcattcttgtaatatttttagatcatTCTGCTGCGACATACGGTTCGTCAAGCACGAATTTGTGTAGTGAATAAGCTTATCAGAGAAGCTAAACTATTACGAAATAGACACGGAAATGAAACGCAAcaggaaaaatgtaaaaaaaaagctgaTAAACTTATCGCTGAAATTTATGCGTTGAAAGGAATTAAAGATGATGATATTTCCAAGTTTGGTATCATAAATGAGAAAGATTTGACTACAATATTACAAGATGAGTCTTTAAGTCATAGCGATCGCGTAAAAGCAAGAGTTGCAcattataaaactttgtaCAGAAGACTAATGCAATTTAAGGAGAAATTCCCAGactgtaaaagatatttattagaaaaaaagaagaaaaatgttaaatcgaAGAATAAAGgtatcacaaaaaataaaaagtcttTAAAAGATCCTTTAAAAAATCCTCAGTCTCAGAATGAAAATTCAGaggaacaaaaaattaattcttataaaaacattaaacacTCCCaatataaatctcaaaatgagaaaatatgtaatatcaaattacTTGAAGCCACAAATAATTTGGATGAATGCGAGAAATCATTGAATGAGGATAGTGCACccctgaaaaaagaaaaagtgtcAAAGTTAGAAGATGATACATTGGAGCACATGGTTATACATAAGCAaccaaatgtaattaaatcatGTAGTGTTACAAAAGAAGctactgtaaaaaaatttaccgaACTCTTAGAGGAACAAGAATCTAGCAAAAATGTGGAGATGTCTAATGAAATTCCAGATTCCACAACTGAACCACCAAAAATGTATGATGATTTTTTCGTTATGGGAGACAATCAAGATTCTCAGACGAGTAATATTAGTGCCTCGACATCACATGTaaaatctcataaatataatacacgaGTGAAAAGTCAGTTCCAGTCAGGTAATGGACTTAAAAAGCAAAACATAAAGTACAAAAACGATTCAAATTTCCATAAAAGATATCAAGATAAACAATCTTCTGTTAAgcgattaaataatagaacatCTGACAAAATTCATAAGGATATAAATAAGAGTAATTCAAATGATGccaataacaaagaaaaagacacTAATTTGCATCCTTCTTGGTTGgctaaaagaaaagagaaaatcatGAGCCAACAATTTCAAGgaaaaaagattgtatttaCCGATGATTAGATtaacatttgtaataatttataatagtaacagttctgtaaaattaataacaaaaaactttaaaaaattgaccAAGGATTTTGTATCGAGAgtattgcaaatttatgatatatgtctgtcattattttaacgtaagtgtttacatatgtacatttatttgatgtaatttatgcaaatgttctatgatattaagatttttttactttgtaaataatttatgtgttatataaGATACAGTTCTGTGAGTCGATATACATTTTCATTCATATGTatcttgcattaaaatatattatgggCGTATGATGTAACAACATatttggaaataatatttgtcaaagaATAAaggcgaataaaaatatgaatttaagcacttaaataaagaagatatttggtttaatatatccaattttcttctttcattaataaaatttaacattgcttagttaattaatatttgatcttTACAATGTATAACAAAGGAAGAGAAACAaacattcttttcttctcatGTACATTTACATTCTAATTATACATTTCCACAGATAGAAAATTTCATGAATGTAAGATAATCGAGTCTCCGCGAGCAGGAAATTTGGAGTAAATGCGTTTTCCGAACGTAATAATCATGCAAAGAAATTTCGCATCACTTGTTCTTCGAAAGAGTGCGTTGTTTCTCGGCGTGCGGAACTAGCTGGGAATCTACAGGCAAGCCTTTCCTTCGACGAACTGCATCCATGTAGCATTTAGCTCGATTATCGCTGTCCGCTTTTTCGCCGAAATGGAGATATTCTTCCTCCGTAGATGGCACCCAATAAGGATCCTGCTCGATGACCTATATTACAGAAACATTTAAATGATTAAGTAttgatatacaattaaaattaataaaaaaaaaaataggaaaaacattttctttttgactTTAAACTcaaaatttcaactttttatttatttttttattatgttttaataatgattgaagataacaaaatatttgaaaaaagacgTTGCTAAAATTCTGTATATTTCCACTTTTTTTTCGAAGAACATTTTACTGCATAACAAGATGAGGCGCGGTAGATACAAAAGATATACTCGACAGCTTTTATGTACCTCCCAATGACTAAAAACTAGTTGCGGACTGGCCAATCCAGACGTTTGCGTCCGCAGTTCTCTCGCAAGGTGGAAACTTTCCAGAACCGGTAGGGTGGCCAAAACTCTGAATTGTCCACCGAAGCCGTAAGCACTTTCCGTAAATACGATGCGACCTTGCCTCTTACCGAATACGGCGTACAATTTTCCTGCAACAAGAATAAtcatcgtaaatttttatctttgatttcCAGGACGAATGATATCGTAATGAAAAGCTTCTAATATcgagtatattattttaacatttttttatatttctcgaaCGGTATCTTTCTATTTCCCAAATAACGATAATTCAAAGCCAAAACTTATCCTATTATCGCTGTTACATTTGTATAAGATACTTTCGTTTAAGaccatttctcaaaaatatacgATACAAAGGGATCGCAAATATCTGAATAAGGGTCTCAAAcaataaaatgtgaataaaaatgtatgaaaatgtcatgatattttcgataaaatattcatcggCACATTCGATATAGTTTGTTTCtagaattaatgatttatcgtATTGAAAAGATACATAGATGCGAAATGTTTAGAATTGTAAGAAAGAACGGACTTGAAGATTAAAGCTTGATCGAATACGCgcaaagagaaagggagggaATCATGGATGAAAAACTGGCTTACGAGGGAAGAGGAAAGGAAACCACGGACACCGATGCACAAAAAGCTACGCGGAGCGTAGTAAATTGCGGCAAAACAGACGGCGCGCGTGAATGCAAACTCGACTCTggaaaaaagtaaaacattCGTTGATACGTTCCCGGGGAGCGCCGTAGAAGAGAGGATGCGATACAAGGACAAACGCGGCAACGACGACATGTCCCAAGAAAACGGCGACGATGAAAACGTTGGGAgaggagagatagagaggCCCCCGGATAGAGAGTAGTAGTGGGGATGACGTAAGAGCAAGAGAAAGAATGGGGAGGGGTGAAGGGGATAGAGGCAGTCAAGAATGAGAAGAGAAGGAGGGTGGGGGAGGGAGAAGGGCAAAGGAAAAGAGGTGGGGGTCCATTCATGCTTTACTTCTGGCTTTTAAGAGTCCAGTCGAGCGGACGGCATACCTTCGCGCATAGGTCGATCTCGTCCGACGTTCCGTTTCACTCGACCTCGGCGAACGTTTTACTCGTTTCATTCCCGAGAGGACACGTAAGAACCCCATAGAAAGGAGTCTCACTTGGACAatagatcgatcgatcgatcgataaatACGACGAATAATTTCGGGCAACGATTGGAAAATTCAGTGAGGAGTGCGCGACACGCTCTATCGGCCCACAGAAGGACCATAGGAGATCGGGCACCGTTCTTTCATGTTTCTAGAAATCGAACGGTGGTGGAACTCGAGAGAAAGATAAGAGAGAATTTCGAGTCACGGTAAACAGAAACACGTGACGTTTGTGTTGACGAATTGTAACGGTTGAAATAACTTTAGAGAACGGAGCAACGGATCGACAAATATTCGAGATTCCAATTGCGCGTGTGATTCTTCGCAATTTTATCCAAAAGATtctttcgtattttttaattcaagggGGAATATCCCTCGCGGAATCATCCAAGTGATTTATTATCGGGGAAGACTCTTCTCTCGATAATTCAAGTCTGAAAGTCGCGAAAATggactttaaataataagaaattatcgaCGTTTATAAATCGAGCTTTCTAAATCTATCTTTATGATTATTCTACtgcaaatacttttattacgaATATTCTCTCGATTCTCTCGCTCATTTCGAACGCCACATTgcgcaaataaaaatctttttatcgcATCTCCAATCCGTTTTCCAATCACGAGTAAAACGCGATAAATTTCCCTCCGAACGAACGAAAGAAAGCGACGAACAAGCGACCGctgggtttttttttattgagaagAATTTGACTCCTCTCGCGTGAGACAAGATGACTGGCAAAGCAATAGGGCACCTGCTGTACATCCTGCTGGCGATCATCAGCGTCGTCCGTCGGAGCCAATGCGAGTTCCTCGAAAGGATCGAACACGACGATTATCTAAACGAGTATTTACTCTTCGACGAGAGCAAGTACCTCGCCGAATTGCAAGAATTCGACGATACAATGCTCGAGATCGATCTTATCAATCGTAACAGAAGGCACAGATTGACGCATGAGGAGCCCAGGGTGCTCTACCAAGTGGG from Cataglyphis hispanica isolate Lineage 1 chromosome 16, ULB_Chis1_1.0, whole genome shotgun sequence includes these protein-coding regions:
- the LOC126855372 gene encoding uncharacterized protein LOC126855372, producing MAKAEINNEIILLRHTVRQARICVVNKLIREAKLLRNRHGNETQQEKCKKKADKLIAEIYALKGIKDDDISKFGIINEKDLTTILQDESLSHSDRVKARVAHYKTLYRRLMQFKEKFPDCKRYLLEKKKKNVKSKNKGITKNKKSLKDPLKNPQSQNENSEEQKINSYKNIKHSQYKSQNEKICNIKLLEATNNLDECEKSLNEDSAPLKKEKVSKLEDDTLEHMVIHKQPNVIKSCSVTKEATVKKFTELLEEQESSKNVEMSNEIPDSTTEPPKMYDDFFVMGDNQDSQTSNISASTSHVKSHKYNTRVKSQFQSGNGLKKQNIKYKNDSNFHKRYQDKQSSVKRLNNRTSDKIHKDINKSNSNDANNKEKDTNLHPSWLAKRKEKIMSQQFQGKKIVFTDD
- the LOC126855376 gene encoding proteasome subunit alpha type-1; translated protein: MFRNQYDSDVTVWSPQGRLHQVEYAMEAVKLGSATVGLKNKTHAVLIALKRATSELSAHQKKIIPIDKHMGISISGLTADARILSRYMRTECLNYKYAHDDTLPVSRLIASLGNKMQTCTQRYDRRPFGVGLLVAGYDDQGPHIYQTCPSANYFDCKAMAIGSRSQSARTYLEKHLNEFLSCDLDELVKHGLRALRDTLPNEVDLSVKNVSIGIVGKDYDFTILDETTTATYLSQIEGDDKRGRPAEQVMQDDRPPQDPPADEDPQDPQVAIAMDTD